A region of the Bacteroidota bacterium genome:
TTGTTTGTGTTGTGTGTCGTCACCTTCAGTGTCGATACCAACTTTTTTTAGCTCTTCAGTTATTGCATTAATTTTTTCTTCAGTATTTTTCATTTCCCCTTTTATTGTGTCCATTAGGTTAACCATTAAAGTCATAAAATACAAAACAGATAAACCAGAATAGGCTATTCTATCGTGTTTGGTTGCACGATAATGATTGTAAAATGGGATCAGACTAAATTCCACTTTAGAATAAAACGTATCCAATCCATAAAGTATAGAAGTTTTATCTTCAGATGTTAATTTATTGTTTGGAATTTTTAAATACCTTTCATTAATATCTTCAATTGCTTTGGAGGATAACATTTGGTATTCAAGTTTACTTAACAATTTTGAAAATTTATATTCAGGTAAAATCACAGCATAGCCCATCATTTGTTTCATCTCGGTGATTTTCGCCCAAAAGTATTCATATTTATTAAACATTGGCAATAATTCTACCGCACGGCGAAATTCGGGGCCTGAATTACCTAAATGCTCTAAATAGCAAATGGGCAAAAGCATGGCTTCAATATCGGGGTTTATTTTGGGTTTCATCATTTTTCTATTGAAAATTTGTCACCTATTTAAGGCCAAATAAATATAGATTGAGAAAAATCTAAATTTTGAATTATAAGGATAAATATAACATAATTTATTTTTGCTTGCTGTTGTCAATCAAAGTCGGGCTCTACAAATAATCGATGTAAATTTGCTGTATTAATATCGTATTTTTCGTTGTTGTATTTTATTAAGGCGTAAATTCTAATTTTTTTGCCATGTTTTTTGAGCAAAAAATATGAATTACCGTTATCAGGAATTTTCTTGTTTCGTTTATAAATCAGTATCACCGGGATTTGCAACTTTATTGTAGTACCTTATTTCAATATATTGTGGAGATTTTGTAACATAATTTATTACTATACTGTAGTTATTATTTTCCATTGAAAGGAATGCAATCTCGCCCCCTAATCTTTCTTCATTAATAGTGAGATCAGTATTGGTTATCAATTCATCTTTAAGTCTTGTATAAATTTCATTAGCATGATCTTGTGCCTTGTCTTTTAGCTCAATTTTGAAAATGGCACCTCTAAATTCAGCACTTTCATTATTAATATTATCATAATGATCAAAAACTTGCTCGTTGTAGTAGCCTCCTTTACGACTATCATATCGTTGAATGGTTTTATATATTGGTATTTGTTGCTTAATATTTTCCGAAAATCCAAATGTTATTTCATCTATAAATACATATTCGTTTATTTCAATGTTCTTGTAGCTGATCAAATTTTTGTAGTTTAAATCCCCTTTAAAATTTGAAGAGATTTCTTTGTAGGTAGATTGTGGATTTATATTGAAAAACATGTTTTTATCGGTTCCATTTAATAGGAAATCAGCTATTTGATGTGTGTTAAAGTAATCAGATTTAATGCTTTGAAAAGCAAACAAATATTCTGTTATTTCCGGATATAGTATATTATCAAATTGTGGGTTTACTATATATGAGCCTTCCATGTCAATAATACCCCATTTGCCTGCAGTTCGAACAATAGCTATGTCCTTATAAAAGCTGCTTGCAGATTCAAATTGGGGGTTAATCTTAAAACTCCCCTCTTCGTTTACATATCCAAACTTATCATCAATGCTTTTGGCTGGAATTAAATCTGATATTTTATGTTTAGGAACTTGTTTAAATTGGGGGTTTAGTAAATATTGGCCCTTATTATCAATCATCCCCCAGCTATCACCGTTGTTAACGAAAGCTACCCCATTTGAAAAATCTTTGCCTGATTTAAATTGCGGGTTGATTTTGTATTTTCCTTCTTTGTCAATGTAGCCATATAGTTCACTGTTGGATACACGTGCTAGTCCATCATGAAATTCCCCGGCATATTTAAATTGTGGGGTAATAATAATGATCCCTTTTTCATTTATATAGCCATATTTAGGTTCTTCGTCATCATTGCCTTTTAGAGAGAATGCTGCTAGACCTTCATAGTAATTGCCTAGAGATTTATAAATTGTCGGTATTGCAATGTCTCCGGTTTTATTTATCATTCCCCAATAGGAACCTTTTTTTACTAATGCATAGCCATTGATAAAGGGTTTAACTTCCTCTAAATCTGTGAGGGTTTTTATTACTTCTCCTTTAGTATCTATTAGTTGGGGATGGTTATTTTCTTGAACAACTATTGCTATTCCTTCAGCAAATATTGATCCTTGTTTGTATTGAGGGGTAATAATAAATTTTCCTTCTGTGTTTATGTACCCCCATTTGTCATCGTCTGTTTGCACTAATGCAATATTTTCATAGAAAAGTGATGCTGTTTTGAATTGTGGATTTATCAGTATCTCCCCTTTTTTGTCAATGTATCCCCACAGTTTATTCTGTTCGAAGGGGATAATTGATAAATCATAATCAGAGATAAAGTCAGACTTCTTGTTGCATGCAAATAGAGATACTGCAATAAGTAGGAATCCGATAATTGGTGATTTCATAAGTATATCTTTTAGTAAATTGACAAAAAGTTGAATAGCGCTGTTTGTATATCATTTGTTAATGTCCATGAAATAGTTGATGTATTGCCGAGGGGAGAGCAGTTGGGGAAATACGTATTGGTGTAATTTTTATTTCCTGGGTCAGTAACGGTTGGACCAACTTGAAGTGTTATTTTTTTGATTCCTCTCTTTTGCAAAATCTCATATGTAACATCAGTAATGTTTACTCTGACTATTGAATATGGAATCTCTTTATCAAAAAAGTTAACGGAATTTACCATTAATGGATATTGGTAATCATGAAGTCGGTAAATGTATATATATAGCCGGGAAATACTCATGCAACTGCTTGTCCAAATGGTAAATTCAAATTCTCTGCCATCGGTTTTTTTATTTATTTTTAATGTGATATCAAAGTAGCTCTTTTTATCGCATGTTTGTGTTGAGGAGATAAAAAAACTATTCAATAAATAAATGGATGACGGTTTAAGTATAAGCGTTTCGTCTTGAATGGTGCTTTTTTTAAGTGGTTGTTTTGATAACAGATTTGCATTACTAATTTCTGTTGGTGGTTGTGACTTTGAATGTAATACAGTTAATAGTTTTGCTTCTTGACATTCGTCTGACCATACTTCAATTTTATGTATGTAACACACAGTGAAGTTTTTGAGGTCAAATTTTGATGGAGAAACTGATTTTTCACTTTTAGAATATATCTTATTAATAAAAGAATAATGAAGTTTTAGGTACACCCTACGGTCAATTTTATCAGGCCCAGATTGACTTTGCACGGTACGTTCTTTCAATAGTTTGTCAGCTGAATCTAGTGACATTTTGATTTCATTAAATTCATCTCCATTGGCTATGTATGAATTTATTCCTTGGTTTACTTCGTCAAAGTTGACAGATTCTGCAAATTGGAGATATACGCCTGAGGGAAGCGGTTCAAAGTTAAAGGCTTGTGATTCCTTATTATATTTGCCGAAATTTGTTGTTATTTTAGCCGAGACATATACCGTGTCATAAGTAAATTTGTTGCAAAGCAGTTTAATTTTATTAATAGTTCCGTTTTTTTCTCTTGAATATTCTATTTCATTATTTCTATAATTATTGTAATCTTTGTCAAACCTTTTTAAATATGCATCACTAAATTGTTGCAAGTCAATTTTATTGCTATAATAGTATTTCATTAAATAAATGAATGACATTTCGTTAGTTGCAGTTCCCTGTGAGCGTAATGTAAGTGGTAAGAATAATAATGTAATAAAAATTTGCTTTTGGAAAAAGTTTAAGATTCTCATAGATAGCTTTATTTGGTAATAAATCTTTGTGTATTAAGAATAATGTACCCCGGTTTTAGTAAGGGATATTAGGCAAATATAGTTGTTTTTTGATTCATTAATAACTTTTTTTTATCTAACGGTTTTAGGCTACTTTCAAGTAAAAAGTTGAAGGCTTTTTAAACCCTAATGGCTGATGATCTCTTTCGTAATAGTAAAAATTAAAATATGAATTTAATCCGTTGTAAAGTTGAACGCCATCTTCGAAGCAATGCAGTTAAACACATTCGTATTTAACTGACTTCCAAAGCCTCTATAAATATATTATCAATTGCTCTTCCTTTTCCGTCTATACTGCTTTTTATAGGATTTTCTCTTTCGTTCCACAGACCTAAATATTCTTAACCGGTGAATTGAGACCCCTGGTTGGAGTTAATTATTTCCGGTGGATTATATTTTTCAATGGCTTCTTTAACAACTTGCCGACACCACTCACCAGTCATTTAACCTCGATAACTATAACGCCATAGCCTTTACGCATTAATATTATATCGGGCCTATCACCATTTAGAAAAGGCTGGAAATAAACCTCAAAAGAATCATCAAATGATTTTTCTAAAAATTCTAATATATATAATTCACCTGGTTCGGGTTTAACGCGATTGGATTTGATTATTGAAACGTCAGGGAATAATTTAGCCATATTCTTAATTTAAGCCGTGTCCGGTGATCGCAAATCTTTTATTCGTTTAGTACAAAACTGACTAAGTCCCAATAGCTTTCTGTAGGTGTAACCTTCCATTTTACCCATACAGAGATATTTTCAGCTCCTTTGGATTTATACAATGCGTTAAGATCACTATATTCATTAAACTCAACATGCTGAGGATTAATTTCTAATTCCTTATTTCCGTCTTTGATTTTAATCAGTATTCCTGTTTGTCCATTCACCGCAATCAATCTTCCTTTTATTAGATCACCATTATAGATCGTGGATTGAATTTCAGTTCCGCTATTTACCTCACTGCAACCATAAAATTTTGTTTCATTACCCGCATAAATAATCATGAAGACTTTGGATGCTTCAATAGTCTTTAATAAGTTATTATCCTTGGGATCTTCATATTGAACTTTGGAGTCGGAAGCTGCCTCGACATTACCCTTGATAATAACTCCAGTTAACAAAATAATTCTGTCGGTATTATCGGCTGTTTGTGAGTAAAGACTTAGAGCGGATGCCAACAAAACGAATAGGCTTATTGCTTTCATAAAAGACTTTTAAATGTGATCAAATATTGGTAAAAAAAACTCTAATTTAAAATAAATAAGGATAAGGAAGGTAAAGTTAACCATCGAAGGTTTATTCCTGTCCGCTCGACAATAGCTCGACCAAAAAAACAAAAACCCTTGCACAGCAAGGGTTTTGAAGGAATCTAGTAGCCCGTAGGGGAATCGAACCCCTGTACCAAGAATGAAAATCTTGTATCCTAACCCCTAGATGAACGGGCCATTTTTTTTGCCGCAGTATAAGAACATTTGCTTCGGAGCCGAAACCCCGGGAATCCCTCCCCATCGCGTTCCTTGATGGTGAGGCAAGCCTGCCTGCGTGTATTTTTCATCATTATTAGTAACAAAATCTTGTATCCTAACCCCTAGATGAACGGGCCGTTTTTGTAAACGAGAGTGCAAAAGTAATAGAAAATTTATTTTTATTAAAATTTCTGCACAAAAATTCTGTTTTTGAAGCTAATTTTACAGGCATATTATGAGTAACTATCGCGTAGCAATCAATGGATTCGGGCGTATCGGAAGAATTTTCCTCCGCAGGGCCCTCGAAAAAAGCAATTTTGAAATTATTGCCATTAACGACCTTACCGACGTTCAAACACTGGCACATTTGTTTAAATATGACTCTGTGCACGGGAGATTTAGTGGTACAGTTGAGGTGAAGGGTAACGATTTGCTCATAAATGATAAGCTGATTCGTGTGTATGCCGAAAAAGACCCCGCTAAATTGCCATGGAAAACCCTCAATATCGACCTGGTAATGGAATCAACAGGGCATTTTCTCGATAAGGAACATGCAATGCTACACATTACTGCCGGCGCTAAAAAAGTTGTGCTTTCTGCACCACCAAAGGGTTCCGATATTAAAACAATTGTGCTCGGTGTTAACGATAACCTGCTTACTCAGGATGATGTTATCATCTCCAATGCCTCATGCACAACCAACTGTGCTGCTCCTATGATTAAGGTGATTCATGAAAATTTTGATATCGAATCGGCTTATATTACTACCGTGCACAGCTATACCGGCGACCAACGTTTACATGATTCGCCGCATAAGGACCTCCGCAGGGCAAGAGCCGCTGCCGAAAATATTGTGCCTACATCAACAGGCGCTGCAAAAGCAATCACACTCACTTACCCCGACCTGATTGGTAAAATTGGTGGTGCAGGTATTCGTGTTCCGGTAAAGGATGGTTCATTAACGGATATTACTTGTATCATTAATAAAGAAACTACAGTTGAACAGATCAACGTATTATTTAAAGTTGCAGCAAACAGCGATTTGAAAGGTATTTTAAGTTATACCGAAGATCCAATTGTTTCAACCGATATTATTGGTGACCCGAATTCATGCATTTTTGATGCGCAACTTACACACGTTATCGGCAGAATGGTGAAAATTGTTGGCTGGTACGATAATGAATTTGGTTACTCCAGTCGCCTCGCCGATTTAATTGAACGTATTGCAAAAATGTAATCATAAATTAATCTTTAGAATTACCAACTCTTAAAAAATGAAAACTGTTGCCCAATTTAATTTCTCAGGACACCGTGCAGTAATTCGTGTGGATTTTAATGTGCCTTTAGATAAACAAACATTTGCAGTTACCGATGATAATCGCCTGCGCGCTGCTTTGCCAACTATAAATAAAATAATTAATGAAGGTGGTTCGGTTGTGTTAATGTCGCACCTGGGCAGACCAAAAGGCGGACCTGAGGATAAATATTCGTTACGTCACGTTGTGCAACCTTTATCGCTGTTGCTGGCTAAACCGGTTCAGTTTGTTAATGATTGTATTGGCGAGACTGCAGTGCAGGCAGCAAAAAATTTAAAATCAGGAGAAATTTTATTAGTTGAAAATTTGCGTTTTCATGCTGAAGAAGAAAAAGGTGATGCTGCATTTGCACAGGAATTAGCAAAACTGGGTGATGTATATGTAAATGATGCTTTTGGAACTGCTCACCGTGCACATGCATCAACAACTATTATTGCAAATTATTTTGACGCTGCACATAAAATGGCCGGTTTTTTATTAGCGGCAGAAGTGGCAGCAGCTACCAAAGTTTTACATCAACACGAAAAACCATTTACTGCTATAATCGGTGGCGCAAAAGTTTCTGATAAAATTATGATTTTGGAACGCCTGCTCGAAAAAGCAGATAATATTATTATCGGTGGCGGAATGGCGTATACCTTTTTTAAAGCAATGGGCGGTAATATTGGAAGCTCATTATGTGAAACAGAAAAATTAGATACGGCAAAAGAATTATTAGAAAAAGCGAAGGCAAAAGGTGTAAATATTTTATTGCCTGAAGATTCAATTCTTGCCGATAAATTTGATAATGCTGCACAAATTCAATCCGGCGACAGTAATAATATTCCTGATGGATGGATGGGTTTGGATATTGGCGAAAAAGCGATTCAAAAATTCAGCGAAGTAATTGCTGCATCTAAAACAATTTTGTGGAACGGACCTATGGGTGTTTTTGAGATGGAAAATTTTGCGAAAGGAACAATTGCCATTGCAAAAGCCATTGCAGCATCTACAAAAAATGGTGCATATTCATTAGTTGGTGGTGGCGACAGTGTTGCTGCGGTAAATAAATTTCATCTTGCAGATGAAGTTAGTTATGTATCAACCGGTGGCGGTGCAATGCTCGAATTTTTGAAGGTAAGGAGTTACCCGGCGTTGCGGCGATTCATTAATTAGCTTTCGCTGATTGATTTAATCATTATTTTTTCGCGTTTATTGTGATTGCATTTCGCGTTCCAATTGATTGGAATAGTGAATAGATTAAACCTGCGCAAAACTTTCTAACCGCTTACTACCTAATAAACAAACAACATTATTTTTCTTCGCTTTGCTGTTGTTGTAATCTTCACCCACAAAATATAGTTTTAACGCCGTTTACCCTTATGAACGGATATTGGAATTACATCCCTTTATTCCGGTATTTGATTCCATTTATTGCCGGAATCATCATATGCCTGAATTTTCATTTTAGTCAGCAATGGCTGAACTACTTGTTTTATGCGCTGGTGCTGGCGTATGCATTTTTACAACTGTATAACAAAACGGCATCCAAATTTAATCTGCAACCTTTTTATGGTGTATTGTTACATACAATTTTATTTATTGCAGGAATTGTTTTAGTAATTCATGAAACGCCTATTTATAAATCAAATTATTTTATGCAAAGCGCAGATAGTTCATCTGTGTTTCTTTGTCGTATAACTAAACCACCTGAACTGACTGATAAAAATATCCGCTTGTATGTAAATGTGGAGCAGCAAATTACATCTAACAAACAAATAAAAACGGTTGGTAAATCTATTTTATACATTGTCATTGATTCTACCCAAAAATATAGTTTTGTATATGGTGATTTGTTATTACTTAAAAATGTATTTACCACACCAACACCACCAAAAAATCCGCATGCTTTTAATTATGTAACCTATCTTCAAAATCAAAAAATATATCATACCGCATTTGTAAAATCGCACGAATATTTAACAACCGGAGCTAATAAGTCCAAGCCGGTTTGGAATTTCATCTTCAACACAAAAGCAAATTTTATTCGTTCGCTGGAAGCAAATCTGCACGACAAAAATGCTTTAGCTGTTGCTGAAACATTAATCATCGGACAAAAAAGTGTGTTGGATGAGGAAGTTCGTCAGGCCTATGCCAATACAGGAACCATGCATATTCTGGCGGTTTCAGGATTACACGTGGGTATTTTATTTATTATCCTGGAAGTATTATTTAAACCATTTGGCTTTTTCCAAAAGAAAAAAAGTAATGCTGCATTAATTAAAACAATTTTGATATTAATTATTATCTGGATATATACCTGTTTGTCCGGTTT
Encoded here:
- a CDS encoding WG repeat-containing protein, with product MKSPIIGFLLIAVSLFACNKKSDFISDYDLSIIPFEQNKLWGYIDKKGEILINPQFKTASLFYENIALVQTDDDKWGYINTEGKFIITPQYKQGSIFAEGIAIVVQENNHPQLIDTKGEVIKTLTDLEEVKPFINGYALVKKGSYWGMINKTGDIAIPTIYKSLGNYYEGLAAFSLKGNDDEEPKYGYINEKGIIIITPQFKYAGEFHDGLARVSNSELYGYIDKEGKYKINPQFKSGKDFSNGVAFVNNGDSWGMIDNKGQYLLNPQFKQVPKHKISDLIPAKSIDDKFGYVNEEGSFKINPQFESASSFYKDIAIVRTAGKWGIIDMEGSYIVNPQFDNILYPEITEYLFAFQSIKSDYFNTHQIADFLLNGTDKNMFFNINPQSTYKEISSNFKGDLNYKNLISYKNIEINEYVFIDEITFGFSENIKQQIPIYKTIQRYDSRKGGYYNEQVFDHYDNINNESAEFRGAIFKIELKDKAQDHANEIYTRLKDELITNTDLTINEERLGGEIAFLSMENNNYSIVINYVTKSPQYIEIRYYNKVANPGDTDL
- a CDS encoding DUF4852 domain-containing protein gives rise to the protein MRILNFFQKQIFITLLFLPLTLRSQGTATNEMSFIYLMKYYYSNKIDLQQFSDAYLKRFDKDYNNYRNNEIEYSREKNGTINKIKLLCNKFTYDTVYVSAKITTNFGKYNKESQAFNFEPLPSGVYLQFAESVNFDEVNQGINSYIANGDEFNEIKMSLDSADKLLKERTVQSQSGPDKIDRRVYLKLHYSFINKIYSKSEKSVSPSKFDLKNFTVCYIHKIEVWSDECQEAKLLTVLHSKSQPPTEISNANLLSKQPLKKSTIQDETLILKPSSIYLLNSFFISSTQTCDKKSYFDITLKINKKTDGREFEFTIWTSSCMSISRLYIYIYRLHDYQYPLMVNSVNFFDKEIPYSIVRVNITDVTYEILQKRGIKKITLQVGPTVTDPGNKNYTNTYFPNCSPLGNTSTISWTLTNDIQTALFNFLSIY
- the gap gene encoding type I glyceraldehyde-3-phosphate dehydrogenase; translation: MSNYRVAINGFGRIGRIFLRRALEKSNFEIIAINDLTDVQTLAHLFKYDSVHGRFSGTVEVKGNDLLINDKLIRVYAEKDPAKLPWKTLNIDLVMESTGHFLDKEHAMLHITAGAKKVVLSAPPKGSDIKTIVLGVNDNLLTQDDVIISNASCTTNCAAPMIKVIHENFDIESAYITTVHSYTGDQRLHDSPHKDLRRARAAAENIVPTSTGAAKAITLTYPDLIGKIGGAGIRVPVKDGSLTDITCIINKETTVEQINVLFKVAANSDLKGILSYTEDPIVSTDIIGDPNSCIFDAQLTHVIGRMVKIVGWYDNEFGYSSRLADLIERIAKM
- a CDS encoding phosphoglycerate kinase; translated protein: MKTVAQFNFSGHRAVIRVDFNVPLDKQTFAVTDDNRLRAALPTINKIINEGGSVVLMSHLGRPKGGPEDKYSLRHVVQPLSLLLAKPVQFVNDCIGETAVQAAKNLKSGEILLVENLRFHAEEEKGDAAFAQELAKLGDVYVNDAFGTAHRAHASTTIIANYFDAAHKMAGFLLAAEVAAATKVLHQHEKPFTAIIGGAKVSDKIMILERLLEKADNIIIGGGMAYTFFKAMGGNIGSSLCETEKLDTAKELLEKAKAKGVNILLPEDSILADKFDNAAQIQSGDSNNIPDGWMGLDIGEKAIQKFSEVIAASKTILWNGPMGVFEMENFAKGTIAIAKAIAASTKNGAYSLVGGGDSVAAVNKFHLADEVSYVSTGGGAMLEFLKVRSYPALRRFIN